aaacatatttatagccatcttttattttaaccaaaaatacACATTAGGCTTTTAAAATATAGAACACTTGTAAGTGTAGAAAGAAAAGGATGGTGAATGTAAACtactaaaaaaatgtaaaattataataaaaaagtattgatgtaaactattttaaaaaagataacagtttgaaaatatgaattatttttggacattttgaataaattttttcaaaaattaattcatGAATAAGGCTCcacaaaaatatttatgtaaagAAAGGCTTTAAGAAAACAAATTATacataaattggattttttaaactaaaaatatttaattttatcgcAGACATCAAACTAATTATATCATATTGAGATGGAAATATATTGCTTTCCAGTGCTGTGTTGGCTCACCTTACTGGACTGATAGATGTTTTATTTTCTACTTTAATAGATTGCATCATAGTAAAATGGATCCACATATACCTAATTTCTGCCTTTCTATTTTGGCTTCAGCCGCCTTGATTTTtgacgtttgtttttgttagtCTTGGCTATAGCCGccttatatttaatatttaaatttggcaAAACTCATAAAGAAGCTCTTGCACTTTACTGTTTTTGTTCGAGaggttcttattttaaaaaatttcacgTTCTGATTTGGATCCCTGTACTTAACAAAATCTAATTTTAACACCCTTAAGCTGACGAAAATAGAGAATGTGTCACAGTCTCCCTTTCTGTTAGTTAACGGAGCAAGTTTTTGTTTGATAGTCCATATCGCTACACGTATGAGTAAAATGATATTAAGCCTTGCACACTCTTAACAagaaataaaacttaaaaatgttAAGATACAAGCAAATTTACACTAATATCCTTTCTACTCTAAAactttattatcaaaataattaatatagagTACTAACTAATATAAACTACTACTAAATTACTAATAAGAGAATACTCTATTCTTTTACTAATATAGAtcacttaattaaaaaaaattaaagtcactaattaactaattataaaattaaattaattatttgatcagTATGAGAGTTAGACTTCAGTTAGAATGTTAAATAAGATCAACTATAATcatgtatataaaaaataaaattagttaatatgtatataaaaaataaaattagttaattaattactactgtttataattaataaatgttatcgacgtcaattaattttaagattAATAACTTAATAAATTGGAGTATTCTACTACTTTCTAACAAAAATTCTaacttaattattattaaatagaaaatattgatataattaaaataaagttagtTAGTAATAAATTAACGAGTGACATCACCaaccacgtgcgtagcacgtaacgCGAAACTAGcagtaatatatataaaataaagaaaatggtGACATATTAGTTGGAGTGTTGAATCAGAATTTAGAATCAAGTCGTCAGGGTGAAATAAAGTAAATCAATTAATACAAAGGAATCTCCAACGTGTACACCCATTTAAAACTTTGTGTTACAGTTTTACTTTCGATAAAAAAACTATTCAGATATTATAATgatgtcatcattttaatgagaaCTAAATCTACCGAAAAATTTCTCGTGTTTGGAACATTCCGATCGATATAACTTTTGCAGCAAGCTTTGCGttcttttttttgtcaaagattaaattttattaaataaaatataaaaagtgaaATGACTTTTCGACACTATCAAGTCAGCATTCCAAAATCAAATGATGAGAGCTGCAAATACAgtcatcaataaaaaaattttgGCCACCGAATGGACCATCTAATTATAGTAATAACATATTAAGAAAAACTATCACCCAAATAATTCTATCATCATTAAAAGAAGAACTTCCGATATCATGAAATGATGATAGTCCGGAAATAACAGCTCCTCTATCaatgtttgaaatttcaatGTTTCAGCCATAATTAAAAAAGCCAAACTCCTgccaagataaaaaaattatgtcaaCTTGTCAATATATCTTCTATAgttactttattaattttaataaattaaaagttattttatccatttttcaCTGTTAGATGAAACCTTTTTCACCCAACGGTAACatagataaaataaacaaaaataaaaaaactatagtaaaattattaaatatttataagtaAACtgttgccaaaaaatgaaattttaaaatttagaataaaaaacaccactttttaaaattttaaaagcttAACCTAAATTAACAAGTTCATTAGTGTCGAATTGCACTCTTTTAACTTTAATGCTTATATAAGGATGttcaaatcataaattatactccctccattccaaattgataggcatTATTTCaacctttttttgtcccaaattatagacAATAGATATTTATCTTAACAAGTAATTGTCAAATataccctcattaattataaGAAATACTTTGAAAAGACAACAAAATTCACTAAAAGACAAAAATTGCCACTATATTAATTGAGGACAAGTAtgacattttttttatgtattaactcattttatatagaaaacctaaattttttaatacccgtatttgtcctaaattgcctatcaatttgggacggtgGGAgtagtttttatttaaaaaatactattatattctttaatttttttaatttaataggtaataattattaaaatttaaaaatccaaatgaaattattatcttttttgAGGCCGGTTCAATCGCCgatccaattttaaaaacattgttcaaaactataattattcaaattaatttattgacttaataaaaaatgagcctaaataatattaaaatataattatttcacCCCACAAACTCCAAATACTCTAAAAAGGAGTTAATCTCTCAGAGTATCATGTTTTAGACTTTATTTATCATCGTATCCAGCTTTCTTTACACATTTATTTCtcataactttttattttccaaaatgaccttttttcatttttaatttcaaaaatactctTTTTACATTCTCGTCAGCATCTGATCTCCTTCATCTCCTTTGGTGATTTATCATTCTCGTCGGCATCTAATCtctggtgtttttatagtgttttttttaccttttctaTTTGGTATTTTATAGTGTACTTATAagtgtatttatggtgtatGTATGGTGTTTCTATAGTGCATTTATAGTTTTTAGTGTAAATACACGAGTAGTATCAAAACAAACAGTTAAACaagatgtaatttttttaaaaaaaatctataagaGAAAAGGACAGCACTGAAGACAAAATGGATAAAGAAAAATTGTTAGcagttatatatattatgagATCTAAAATAATATGTGTACAAAAAAATCAGATTACAAATAACATAGATTATGAATCTTATTGAAAAATCTAAATAGTCACATAAACGACGGAGCAAAAGAAACATGCTCGTGAAAAATCGCTGGATGCCGCCAATTTTTGAATACAACACCACCGGAAGAAAGACGACGCcgataaaattttatttctattggAGTTGAATGATTCAAAAAAAGAAATCGACGTAGATGGAGAAAAGAAAATGGTGGAGTTAAAtgatttgaaaaagaaaatggaaGTGGATGGAGAAAGCAAATGGCGGCTAGAGTTTCtcataaagaaaataaattaattttaaaaagaagagATGAAGTAGAGAACAAGATGTGAAGaatgtatttttcaaaataaattgcaAAACAAGGTAGCGAATGAAATTACCAACAACTTCAGGTGTTTATAAAATTTGGAGACGAGAAATCAAAAACGCACCCAAAGATTTCAACTAAATTGATATCCTCTTAgcatatgtataattttttttctctaccaatcaataaatagaaaaataaaaaatacataatccGGATACAATCACCAATTGTGTCACCAAAGTGATAAAGCAAAGAACAGTATGTTTAACACTTGCAGCAAAACTACAACTAGTTAAACTTAAGAtccaattaaaaactaaaaatagagCTAAAACAAATATGAAACGAGCAAACTAATCCCAACTTCATTTTGCATAGAATGGCTATAGAAGCAGCATAATTATAACTTAGCAGACTCATAGCTTAGCaacaagatgaagaagaagaccAACAATAACTTGGATCACAGCACACAAGAAACTCCAACCAAAGAGATTTGAAAATTACCCAACTCAAAAACTTGAAAATTGAGAAGGAGAAGAGCTGAATAATTCTTCCAAAAGCAAAGAAATATAACGTCAATAAATTTTGAATCTTTCTTGCTTAGAATAATCTGCATAAAAAGATTTCTTGCAAAATTCTGACAAATATTTCCACCAGGTGATGCCACTGATTGAAACACCATGACAAGCCAGGTCATCGGAGATCACATTTCTCTCcttgaaaatatgaaaaacatgAAAACGAATCTTCGAAATGTATTTTAAACAAGCTATCTATTTTAATCTTAGTTTCCATAGAATTTATATATTTCTTCTCTTGAAGTAAAAAAGTTGGAGACCTTTTCTTCCACGGTGTCAAATGTTTTAGGTTAAGGTGTAATTGAAAACGAAATGTATGGACTTTGGTGCAATCGGCGATTTTACAACGTCTAGATGCAAataaaaaggggttaaaaggcgGAGGCTTTTCAAAACTATTTAGCCTTTTTGAAAGTGGatcccctcaagttcaaatttttttctatttttttcaagTCCACTTAAATGGATGACATAtaagtaaaataatatttaatgtaATAATCTTCTTATCATTTTACTTATATGTCATCCATGTAAATGGACTTGAGTTGAGGGAAATGGagggaatttaaatttgaggggagtcattcatttttttcatatgCAGAAAAATGTTCTCTATTTAATTCTAGATTtcgaaaaaataattatttatgattaattaagttgaaacaattatcacaaatttgtataaaaattagtttgatcGATCTTTCTTTCAAATCTCGAGTTAgaagataatattttttaaagagattttgtaaaagtaaaaattgaagaaatcggTTTTGGAACAATGTTTTCAGATGTGaagctaaaaaaattattataatcatCACCAGTTATTTTCTTTTTACTAGAATTAATCGAAACTAAATCAAAAGTGTTATATTTAAATTGCAAAGTAAAAGATAATGGTTTGTAGTgggatgatttatttttattaagagagaaaataaaaagaaaaatgtactccctccatttttaattatatgtggTTTTGGAGTAAGACCACATATTAATTAATACAAATCAAAATGATTAGATATCCTTGTTAAATAttgttaattatatatttattatgtatataccaaaataactttaatttgatttattgaaaaaatgagtaaaagtaaaagaaaagtaaaaagtCTTAAATATTTGAGTCTTCATAAATTAATTCTATCATGAAGATTTTTAAAAGTCTTCATAAATCAATCATATcaataccaatgagctataaatcaaatggtataagcgttatGTAGTAAACTGTTAGGTCGTATTTTTAAATCTTCACACAAGCGCTTTCCGTccctaattatatataaaaaattaattctatcataaataaatagatagaattaaataaagttattttgggtaaaaaaataatatcatgtCTTAAATACTTCAAAAAGTCATataatatgtaatatttttaatattctaaaaatacatatatttaaaaattgaaaaaataactaaagtataaatctttaaataaaagaataaaaataaactatctaCATCTCATTTAAGAAAGGTCATATCCCATATTTATATGTCCATCTAAAAAGGTTATATCGTCTTTCTATgttattttatgttgattttttctatttgtatctctttaattattttaatatgcaTTGAATGCAATTCATTTACGatacatttattttattatgaggTGAGATTACATTAAATAATAGGAAtagatatatataataaaataaaatattgttattttggcgcaaaattctttttattcctttttaaacagaataaaaatactattttaattaaaaaaaaaaaatttactactCTCTCCGTCTCAATATAATTGTCCATTTTcagaaatttttttgttctaaaactcttgtccacttttaaaaagtgattaatttttacactcaatttttctagattatcttatttaaaatccactaatgtataaattgaaaataaattgaaaatgcaccctatattaaataggggtatgataaaaaaaataattttttttataaactaaataataattattattatttaaattgtgtGATAAAAGTAAAGTGGACAATTATATTGGGACgctattcaaataaaaataaaatatttgtgccTTTAACGTACGCAGTTGTGGTTGGTCTTGAATTTGCCAAAACCTGAAGTTTTACGATTTCCGATACTCTGTAGGTGCCATCCGgtaattaaaccaaacattaaatcACCTAAACTATGGGCATGTGCTTCCCATCACTGCTTAATGATCTTGTCTTCTCTGCCAAatgatacaaaattaaaaagtctAAGCATTTTTATgctttcaaaaatttattattaatatatttttaaaggtttaattatccaaaaataattcatatttttgaatttttcatttatagtccaaaattttaaaatcgtcagtttttagtctatttttcaattttaagtcATGTGTTCGAATTAGAGgaaaaaaaagatcaaatatgCATATTGTTATGATTTTTGctttttttaacataaaaacgAATATAACTAacaaatttagaattttttttacttcaacTTAAATAAATGGCTATAATTAGAactgaaaattataaaatgaggTAAATTGATGAGTTTGGAAATTTGAGTcctaaacaaaaaaacaaaaaaattcaatgatTAAATCTTTTAAAGATGAGCAAATTACTTTAAGGCCCCCCACATTTGTCATAAATCACAGTTTGGTAccccttatttgaaaatcaaacgatttggtatctcagttttgattttgcaAACACTTACAACCTTCTGTTATATATagataccaaatcgttaacggaataaaatgtgaggtatcaaatcgtttgaaaatgggGTATCAAATTGTTAACATTATTGAAAGCGAGAtaccaaattgtttgaaagtggatatcaaattattaatgaaACTAACAGAAGCCCATAATTGTTGACGGAATCAAAACTGAGatatcaaatcatttaattttcaaataaagggTAACAAACTGTGAATATGGCAAATGTGAGGAGtattagagtaatttgctctttaaaGATTGTTAGCAATTTTACTCtaactagttttgcattacgtgctatgcacgtggctcgtaacgtaactcttcaatgtacatattagtaaatttattataattatatcaattttttatttataattaatattaaattaattaagaatttttgtaaaaataaatataatatatttagtcattaattttttttcatacagaatttatctttcttttggttttataatgaacataattaaataattaacttaattttattaataatatctttaaaaataataagatagaaatttaaataataatatgttgaccaaatacagtattttaattttatagttaaatcaaactaaaagatggcattcctactaatttggaaagaatttagttattttttacatactaaaaactaaattggagataatttagctacctattctaattaggattttaattacagtagtgattaattaaataactaattagttaatgactataaaacctttatttagtaatgaactgaaaaggattattcagtaaatttgcctgtccccccatccgtgcttttatatatagtatagatatagattgaCATATGacattttacaaataaaattgcaAAAGCTGTCTCTCTTTCACTCAAGGTTGCATCAACTGTTTTCAGTGCACATTCAattcaaaccaaattaaatttgtggatttgtttaatatttttattttaaccttATTTACAGTAAAAGTAAActgatttttttgttaattttaaaaccaaactgaaaattaactttttttatacgAATTGaattcaaaccgaaccaaattaatGTTTTGTGATGAAAGTATTGACCATTCAAGGGGTAAATTCTGCGAGCAAGTAGATAATCAGATCCACTGTCACTATATTTATTCAACATCTCTACTTAACAACACAAGAAAATGACATCTTTGTATGTACAAGCCATATATAAGAGGATACAAAAACTGAATCACTCAAACAAAAATTCACATCAAGCTAATCAGGATTGAGTTGCCAAGTTTTGTACATCATGATGATCATTTCAGTCCCTCCTGTCATGTTCGTCGTGCCGCTTAAAAATGTAGGATCCTAAACTACAGAAATCCGAAATTAGTTAACAGCTTCCGTATCGTCTTACGACCCCATTGAATATCATTTTGCACCACACTATTATCTTCCAGAGACTCTGATTCATTCTGCTTTTTGTTATGGAATAATGGCCCGAGTTCGAGTTCATCGTCAAGCTGCTCCTCTTTGCTGAATGCCACGATTGTTTCTACTCGAGGAGTAGTTTCATTGATTTTTTGCTGAATGCCATATCACACTCAATAAACagataataatagtaataaaccATACAGCAACTATGAATTTATATCAGTAATAAAATAAGGAGCTGGTAATAACAATACTCATGAAGTAGTTACCTCTGCCAAAGTTTGATTCTCGACTTCAAAGGTGTTACTTCTTTCCCCTTCGTCTTTAATTTCTGGTTCAGTGTGATACGTTGATAATGGAGGTAATCCAGGTACTAAAAAAGGCGCTTCGTCATGATTGATCAGGGTTTCTTTGTTTCCGAGCATTTCCTCGGGATGAGTTGAACTCGCCACACGATACACCTTACTGCTGCTAATATCATCAGCAACCATAGCAATAGGCTTATCAGCAGTGATTGGATCCTCATCAGGATTACCAGCACCAGCGATGGCTCGATTGTTTACATCAGAGACCAATTCCTCACTTTGAGGAATCAACTTCTTCTCTCTAGCTATCAGTGTTTCTGAGTTCACAGTCAAATTCTCAGCAACAATAGACTCAGTATTTGGATAAGTACTAGGTTCTTCCTCTACTAATTTTTGAACCATAGGATCTTCCCAATCTTCAATAACAACAATTGTATTATTAGTTTCCCAGGTTGTCAGGATTCGATCAGGACCAGGTTGCCATAAAATCTCCCCATTTATATCTTTTAGAATGAACTTAAACTGGATAGTTGTCCCAATTGGTATATCCTGGTAAAACAAAAGAGCTTAAAGAAATCAATCTCTTATCTCATAGCAGCAcgaacacttcattcaatcaacgtttCCGTTACGGGAAACCTGTCGGAAACTTGGAAGTTTCAGATATAAAACTCCATTTATAAtataggaaaccttaaaataacattgtATAACCGTGTCTGTTTCCGCATCCAAGTGTCCCGTTTACCTATGTCCGTGTGCTATCTACTCTCATGAAatatttcacaaaaaaaaaacaatgttcTTACCAATTCAAGAATCCAAACATGGCCATCTGACCAATCCAATGGCATGGCATTTTCAGGGTCCCAAATGCCAAAGATTGGATCATCCCCAACTATAGCAAATTGCTCACCAAAGGAACACTCTTTATTTAGCTGGATTTTCACATGAACAGTCTTTGGTTCATCTATATAACAAACAAACATTTAACAATACTATCAATACATAATTTCTAAACAAAAGAACAgccaaaataaatttagaatctTTACATGTTTCTTGGTTGTTGAAACTCTCTGCTGCTATCTCCAAATCACTCTACaagaaaatagattaaaaaaaatgaaaaagcaaGTTACTTTCCAGTTTAAAGgtagtaaaaaaataatctaaGTGACATGGGTGATCACAAGAACCTTTTTTTCCTAAGcaaatacaaaaccaatcaaactaaacctaaaatttagcAACATGTCATCACCCAGAACCCAAAATGcagataaaaagggaaaaaagtgaaaaaactttaaatgaaaagagttaaAAGTTAAACTAAAAGATTAAAGTGGACATGCCTGCTGGGATTCATGTGACCCAGAAGTAGAAGCTGCATGAACTGGGTGCGGAGGTTTTCGTTCAAGGCATATTAAATGGAGATATTTAACATTAATAGCAAGGTTTTTAGATTGGAAAATGCCAATTTGAGGACATAATTGTCGGCAAGAACAGAAGCATGAATCTTTATTTCTTGCGAAGATCTTGGACGAAGACGAACAGGTAGCAAGAGCTCTCATCGGTGACCCACCTAGAAGAGAGCACCCGCTAATTTGACTGTAGAGAGATGATGACGAAGAGTTTTGTTTGATAGTGGTGTGTTGTAGTGTGGACTGTGGTGCTTTTTTTGTTCAGAGAGTATGCGTGTGTTGTGTAAATACAATAATTGGTGGCCGTGGTGAGGTGAGAGCCTTTTTAAGCTTCCAAATCGAGCGGATTCAAATCAATGTGTAAATAACGCGAATTAAATGATTCACAAAAATTTAATACTCCAagcaattgaaataaaatactaCCCCCTTCATtccaatagaattgtccactttgaaaaatatttttatcccAAAACTTTTGTCCActctcaaaaaataattaacttttacactcaattttt
This region of Mercurialis annua linkage group LG1-X, ddMerAnnu1.2, whole genome shotgun sequence genomic DNA includes:
- the LOC126666042 gene encoding uncharacterized protein LOC126666042 codes for the protein MRALATCSSSSKIFARNKDSCFCSCRQLCPQIGIFQSKNLAINVKYLHLICLERKPPHPVHAASTSGSHESQQSDLEIAAESFNNQETYEPKTVHVKIQLNKECSFGEQFAIVGDDPIFGIWDPENAMPLDWSDGHVWILELDIPIGTTIQFKFILKDINGEILWQPGPDRILTTWETNNTIVVIEDWEDPMVQKLVEEEPSTYPNTESIVAENLTVNSETLIAREKKLIPQSEELVSDVNNRAIAGAGNPDEDPITADKPIAMVADDISSSKVYRVASSTHPEEMLGNKETLINHDEAPFLVPGLPPLSTYHTEPEIKDEGERSNTFEVENQTLAEQKINETTPRVETIVAFSKEEQLDDELELGPLFHNKKQNESESLEDNSVVQNDIQWGRKTIRKLLTNFGFL